A region of Reichenbachiella carrageenanivorans DNA encodes the following proteins:
- the cas1 gene encoding type II CRISPR-associated endonuclease Cas1 — protein sequence MIKRTLYFGNPAYLSTKDQQLIISFPEPEKEKVTIPIEDIGVTILDHYGVTISQAVIHRLMENNVALITCDDRHMPTGLHMNLSGHTLQQERFSAQLSASEPLKKRLWQQVIKAKITNQAALLEAICTDHDNLLRWAGKVKSGDPDNYEARAAAYYWKNLFRAHTDTFKRGRYEDEPNNMLNYGYAILRAITARSLVGSGLLPTFGIHHHNRYNAYCLADDIMEPYRPMVDELVLSIMDMEDIDIYELSPELKQHLLQLPVVDVMLGKERRPLMIALQQTTASLADCLQGKRDQLKLPSRCKPKA from the coding sequence ATGATCAAACGAACTCTATACTTTGGCAATCCAGCCTACCTAAGCACCAAAGACCAACAATTGATCATTTCCTTTCCGGAACCGGAAAAAGAAAAAGTAACCATACCTATAGAAGACATCGGCGTGACCATATTGGATCATTATGGTGTCACGATCAGCCAAGCGGTCATCCATCGGCTGATGGAAAACAACGTAGCGCTGATCACCTGCGATGACAGGCACATGCCCACTGGGCTGCACATGAATCTATCCGGACATACGCTACAGCAAGAAAGATTTTCGGCGCAGCTATCTGCCAGCGAACCACTCAAAAAACGACTGTGGCAGCAAGTAATCAAAGCCAAAATCACCAACCAAGCGGCCCTGCTCGAAGCCATATGCACGGATCATGACAACTTGCTACGCTGGGCTGGCAAGGTGAAATCTGGTGACCCCGACAACTACGAAGCCAGAGCAGCGGCCTACTATTGGAAAAACCTATTCCGTGCACATACAGACACATTTAAACGGGGCAGGTACGAAGACGAGCCCAACAACATGCTCAACTACGGCTATGCCATCCTGAGAGCCATCACAGCCCGGTCGCTCGTAGGCTCTGGCTTGCTCCCCACCTTTGGCATCCACCATCACAACCGATACAATGCCTACTGCCTGGCCGATGACATCATGGAACCCTACCGCCCCATGGTAGACGAGCTCGTGCTCTCCATCATGGACATGGAGGATATCGACATCTACGAACTGTCTCCCGAGCTCAAACAACACCTGCTCCAACTGCCCGTGGTGGACGTGATGCTGGGCAAAGAAAGACGGCCGCTTATGATAGCCCTGCAGCAAACCACGGCCAGCCTGGCCGATTGCCTCCAGGGCAAGCGCGATCAACTCAAACTCCCCAGCAGATGCAAACCCAAGGCTTAA
- the cas2 gene encoding CRISPR-associated endonuclease Cas2 has protein sequence MQTQGLNQYRIMWVLVFFDLPTETKIDRKRAAGFRKKLLKDGFSMFQFSIYLRHCPSRENANVHIKRVKLNLPPDGHVGIMIVTDKQFGMMELYFGKKAKKLPDVPQQLSLF, from the coding sequence ATGCAAACCCAAGGCTTAAACCAATATCGGATCATGTGGGTACTCGTATTTTTTGATTTGCCAACGGAGACTAAAATAGACAGGAAAAGAGCGGCTGGATTTAGAAAAAAGCTACTCAAGGATGGGTTTAGCATGTTTCAGTTTTCGATCTACTTGCGACACTGCCCCAGTCGAGAAAATGCCAACGTACACATCAAGCGTGTAAAACTGAATCTACCGCCCGACGGGCATGTAGGAATCATGATCGTAACGGACAAACAATTCGGTATGATGGAATTATACTTTGGAAAAAAGGCCAAAAAACTACCAGATGTACCTCAGCAACTCTCTCTTTTTTAG
- a CDS encoding GNAT family N-acetyltransferase — translation MIEVKKVQDKKNLKRFIDFPHALYEHDENYVPELYLAQKDLLDKKNHPFFKHSEADFFLAYKGQEIVGRIAAIKNNNYIAYTGESTGKFGFIDFIEEYEVAEALLNTAVDWVKEKGLSQLAGPENFSTNETCGTLIEGFDMPPTIMMPYNKPYYQDYLEKYGFEKDMDLLSYKIYQKDVPDKLVRLSSKILERLNNKGITVRKINVKKFTEEIDKIIEIYNSAWEKNWGFVPMTDEEFKHAAKDMKQIVDPDFVLIAEHNGKPVGFTLSIPDMNMPLKYLKRGRLLPFGLFKLLYHKKEINRVRIITLGIVEKYRKMGIDAYFYAKAFEECKRKGLLFGEASWILENNEMMNKAIENINGKVYKKHRLYKKAI, via the coding sequence ATGATTGAAGTAAAAAAAGTTCAGGATAAGAAAAACCTCAAACGGTTTATCGATTTTCCTCATGCCCTATATGAGCACGATGAAAACTATGTGCCTGAGCTTTATTTGGCGCAAAAGGATCTTTTAGACAAAAAAAATCACCCCTTCTTCAAACACTCAGAGGCAGATTTTTTCTTGGCATATAAAGGGCAAGAAATAGTAGGAAGAATAGCTGCTATCAAAAACAATAACTACATCGCTTATACTGGCGAGTCTACTGGCAAGTTTGGATTCATAGATTTTATTGAAGAATATGAAGTCGCCGAAGCACTGCTCAATACGGCGGTAGATTGGGTGAAAGAAAAAGGTCTTAGCCAACTGGCTGGCCCAGAAAATTTCTCTACCAACGAGACATGCGGCACATTGATCGAAGGATTTGACATGCCTCCTACCATCATGATGCCATACAACAAACCATATTATCAGGACTACCTAGAAAAGTATGGCTTTGAAAAAGACATGGATTTGCTATCCTACAAGATATATCAAAAAGATGTACCTGATAAATTGGTTAGGCTTTCTTCTAAAATACTAGAAAGGCTAAACAACAAAGGCATTACGGTCCGAAAAATCAATGTGAAGAAATTCACTGAAGAAATTGACAAGATCATTGAAATATACAACTCCGCTTGGGAAAAAAATTGGGGTTTTGTACCCATGACCGACGAGGAATTTAAGCATGCTGCCAAAGACATGAAACAGATCGTAGATCCAGATTTCGTCTTGATCGCAGAACATAACGGTAAGCCCGTTGGCTTTACTCTGAGCATACCAGACATGAATATGCCACTCAAATATCTAAAACGTGGTCGGTTACTTCCTTTCGGACTTTTCAAACTGCTCTACCATAAAAAAGAGATTAATCGTGTTCGAATTATCACTTTAGGTATAGTGGAGAAATATCGTAAAATGGGTATCGATGCCTATTTCTACGCCAAGGCATTCGAAGAGTGCAAAAGGAAAGGGCTTCTATTTGGAGAAGCATCTTGGATCTTAGAAAATAACGAAATGATGAACAAAGCCATTGAGAATATTAACGGCAAGGTTTACAAAAAACATAGATTGTACAAAAAAGCAATCTGA
- the spt gene encoding serine palmitoyltransferase, translating into MSILQQRLAKYTVAKEARAQGLYPYFREIGSNQDTEVIINDKRVLMFGSNSYLGLTNHPKVKEAAKQAVDKYGTGCAGSRFLNGTLDLHVQLENELAAYFKKDAALVFSTGFQSNLGTISCLSGRNDYILIDEYDHASIIDGTRLSFSKVLKFKHNDMESLEKQLSRLPDDAVKLIVVDGIFSMEGDIVKLPKIVELAKKYGGTIIVDDAHSVGVIGHQGSGTASHFGLENEVDYIVGTFSKSLASLGGFVAADHTSIEYMKHHSRALMFSASIPPASAASALAALRIIQEEPERIEKLWNNTNYTIKCLKENEFDIGHAESPIVPIYVRDNTKTFQVTQMLFNEGIFVNPVISPAVPSDASLLRFSLMATHSHEQIDIAIDKFIKARKLIGFGEPEEAVSAPSLISKEA; encoded by the coding sequence ATGAGTATTTTACAACAACGTTTGGCGAAGTACACAGTAGCTAAAGAAGCAAGAGCTCAAGGACTATATCCTTACTTCAGGGAAATAGGTTCTAATCAAGACACTGAAGTCATTATCAATGACAAACGCGTCTTGATGTTTGGCTCTAACAGCTACCTGGGTCTCACCAATCACCCAAAGGTGAAGGAAGCCGCCAAACAAGCAGTAGACAAATATGGTACTGGGTGTGCTGGATCAAGATTTCTAAACGGTACACTAGATCTACACGTGCAATTAGAAAATGAACTGGCGGCCTATTTCAAAAAAGACGCAGCGTTGGTGTTTAGTACTGGTTTTCAATCCAACCTCGGTACAATATCATGCCTCTCTGGTCGCAATGACTATATTCTAATCGATGAATACGATCATGCTTCTATCATCGACGGTACCCGACTATCCTTTTCTAAAGTGCTCAAATTTAAGCACAACGACATGGAATCGCTTGAAAAGCAATTGAGTAGACTCCCTGACGATGCGGTAAAACTAATCGTAGTAGATGGTATCTTCAGCATGGAAGGCGACATCGTGAAACTACCAAAGATCGTAGAATTAGCTAAAAAATACGGTGGCACCATCATAGTAGATGATGCCCATTCAGTAGGTGTGATTGGTCACCAAGGATCAGGCACTGCGTCTCACTTCGGATTAGAAAATGAAGTAGACTACATCGTGGGTACTTTCAGTAAGTCACTCGCTTCGTTGGGCGGTTTTGTAGCGGCAGACCATACATCTATCGAGTACATGAAGCATCACTCTAGAGCTTTAATGTTTAGCGCCAGCATTCCTCCAGCATCAGCGGCAAGCGCATTGGCAGCTTTGCGCATCATTCAGGAAGAGCCTGAAAGAATCGAAAAGCTTTGGAACAATACAAACTACACCATCAAGTGTCTGAAAGAAAATGAATTCGACATTGGACATGCTGAGTCTCCAATCGTACCTATATATGTACGTGACAATACGAAGACCTTTCAGGTCACGCAGATGCTATTCAACGAAGGTATTTTTGTAAACCCGGTAATTTCTCCAGCTGTACCAAGCGATGCTTCGCTACTTAGGTTTTCGCTAATGGCCACGCACTCTCACGAGCAAATTGACATCGCAATAGACAAGTTTATCAAAGCTAGAAAGCTAATTGGATTTGGCGAACCAGAAGAGGCCGTATCAGCTCCTTCTCTGATTTCTAAAGAAGCCTAA
- a CDS encoding NAD-dependent epimerase/dehydratase family protein, giving the protein MNILITGATGFIGKFLVDYALAENLNVFAAVRKSSNRSSLAGKQVGFVELDLSSATSLTTSLNEFVKTHGSIDYVIHNAGITKTTKNSDYDLVNYQYTIHLIKALESTGQPIKKFTLISSLAASSPGQGDQMITIDQSGDPVSAYGWSKKKAEEYIAQQCSLPYVILRPPPVFGPGDKDMFPVFDLVNKNLELYVGGKLQLLSFIYVKDLARGIVTATTSDIKNKKYFLSDNGQYNNEKFNLLIKKCLNKKTLKIKLPLFVVYIVAFFSEIYTRITGNLSQLNIEKIKELKCSNWMCDSRDFYKDLAIEPKYTLEQGVQETVDWYKNEHWLK; this is encoded by the coding sequence ATGAACATACTAATCACAGGCGCTACTGGATTTATTGGTAAGTTTTTGGTAGACTATGCCTTGGCGGAAAACCTCAATGTCTTTGCCGCAGTCAGAAAGTCTAGCAACAGGTCTAGTCTGGCGGGCAAGCAAGTAGGTTTTGTAGAATTAGACCTCTCTTCAGCAACCAGCCTCACCACTTCGTTAAACGAATTTGTAAAAACACATGGATCGATCGACTATGTCATCCACAATGCAGGCATCACTAAAACTACAAAAAACTCAGACTACGACCTCGTCAATTACCAATACACCATTCATTTGATCAAGGCACTCGAAAGTACAGGACAGCCTATTAAGAAATTTACGCTAATTAGCAGCTTGGCAGCCTCATCGCCAGGGCAGGGAGATCAAATGATCACTATAGACCAATCAGGAGATCCAGTTTCTGCCTATGGCTGGAGCAAGAAAAAAGCGGAGGAATATATAGCACAACAATGTTCGCTACCTTATGTAATTTTGCGTCCGCCACCAGTTTTCGGGCCTGGCGACAAAGACATGTTTCCTGTTTTTGATTTAGTGAATAAAAATCTTGAATTATATGTGGGGGGAAAACTACAATTGTTGTCCTTTATATATGTGAAAGATTTGGCTAGAGGTATCGTAACCGCTACTACTTCGGATATTAAAAACAAGAAGTATTTTTTATCAGACAATGGGCAATATAACAACGAAAAGTTCAACTTGCTGATCAAAAAATGTCTAAACAAGAAAACTTTAAAAATTAAGCTACCACTGTTTGTGGTATATATCGTGGCCTTTTTCTCAGAGATCTATACTCGGATTACTGGAAATTTGTCGCAACTCAATATTGAAAAAATAAAAGAACTCAAATGTTCGAACTGGATGTGCGATTCACGAGATTTCTACAAGGATTTGGCCATAGAGCCAAAGTACACCCTTGAGCAAGGAGTCCAAGAAACCGTAGACTGGTATAAAAACGAGCATTGGTTAAAATAG
- a CDS encoding inositol-3-phosphate synthase → MSDKITIQEPKGKLGILTPGMGAVSTTFMAGVLSVRNGFSDPIGSLTQMGTIRLGKRTEKRNPLIKDFIPLAPLEDVVLGGWDVFEDNAYEAAMHAKVLDKDLLNQLKDELEKIKPMKAVFDKNYVKRLEGTHIKTGYANKMELAEALMEDMRKFKEENGCDRLVMVWCGSTEIYIEEGEVHSSLEKLEEGMRNNHPDIAPSMLYAYAAAKMGVPYANGAPNLSCDVDAIVELAKKTGTPIAGKDFKTGQTLMKTILAPGLKARSLGIDGWFSTNILGNRDGEVLDDPDNFKTKEVSKLGVLEDVLEPDLHPKLYGDLYHKVRINYYPPRGDDKEGWDNIDIKGWLGYKMQIKVDFLCKDSILAAPLVLDLALFLDLAARAGMKGGIQEWLSFYLKSPQAAKGLKPQHDIFVQLMKLKNTLRYLAGEDLITNLGLDYYD, encoded by the coding sequence ATGTCAGACAAAATTACAATTCAGGAGCCTAAAGGAAAACTAGGCATTCTAACCCCAGGAATGGGTGCGGTATCTACTACCTTCATGGCAGGAGTACTGAGTGTCAGAAACGGATTTTCTGATCCAATTGGGTCATTAACCCAAATGGGCACAATCAGACTGGGTAAAAGAACCGAAAAAAGAAACCCATTAATCAAAGATTTCATTCCATTGGCTCCATTAGAAGATGTAGTACTAGGTGGATGGGATGTATTTGAAGACAACGCTTACGAAGCGGCTATGCACGCTAAAGTGCTTGACAAAGACTTGCTCAATCAATTGAAAGATGAGCTAGAAAAAATCAAGCCTATGAAGGCCGTATTCGACAAAAACTATGTAAAAAGGCTAGAAGGCACGCACATCAAAACTGGCTATGCCAACAAGATGGAATTGGCAGAAGCGCTCATGGAAGACATGAGAAAATTTAAAGAAGAAAATGGTTGCGACAGACTTGTAATGGTATGGTGCGGGTCTACCGAGATCTATATCGAAGAAGGCGAAGTACATTCCTCTTTGGAAAAGCTAGAAGAAGGCATGAGAAACAACCACCCAGACATTGCACCTAGTATGCTTTATGCTTACGCTGCTGCTAAAATGGGCGTTCCTTATGCTAACGGTGCTCCAAACCTTTCTTGCGATGTAGATGCTATCGTAGAGTTGGCGAAGAAAACAGGGACACCTATCGCTGGTAAAGATTTCAAAACTGGCCAGACATTGATGAAAACGATCTTGGCTCCAGGCTTGAAAGCGAGATCTTTGGGTATCGATGGCTGGTTTTCTACCAACATCCTTGGCAACAGAGATGGTGAAGTATTGGACGATCCAGACAACTTCAAAACTAAAGAAGTATCTAAGCTTGGCGTACTCGAAGACGTACTAGAGCCAGATCTTCATCCTAAACTTTATGGTGATCTTTACCACAAAGTAAGAATCAACTACTACCCACCTAGAGGCGACGACAAAGAAGGTTGGGACAACATCGACATCAAAGGATGGTTGGGCTACAAAATGCAGATCAAAGTAGACTTTCTATGTAAAGACTCTATTCTTGCAGCTCCATTGGTACTTGACTTAGCTTTGTTCTTGGACTTGGCTGCTAGAGCAGGTATGAAAGGTGGTATCCAAGAATGGTTGTCATTCTACTTGAAGTCTCCACAAGCGGCTAAAGGATTGAAACCACAGCATGATATCTTTGTACAACTAATGAAGTTGAAAAATACTTTGAGATACTTGGCAGGTGAAGATTTGATCACCAACCTAGGACTTGATTACTACGATTGA
- a CDS encoding potassium channel family protein, translated as MFRSDNYRDIRKFFISATLLLSSLSIGTFGFYWIEKFSWVESFYMAVITFSTVGFNEVHPLSEQGRLFASIYIIFNLMIFAYVVSILSTYLFEGELNRLYHKFVLGKEVEKMKDHIIVCGFGRNGNRACEELKSQGVDFVVIDKDEQLLDLIQNVKKYKFILGDCTQDEVLEEAGIHKAKALITSIANDAENVFLTLTAKELNTNLRIISRASEERSIQKLKQAGAAHVILPDAIGGLHMAQHITKPFVIEYLDQLSGRQNLGLLLEEIQAGNLKSEYQGQSIEFMDVRNRSGVTIVGVKDKEGKFELNPSATMEIDTDMVMVIVGEQVKVENFKNTFLR; from the coding sequence ATGTTTCGTTCTGATAATTATAGAGACATTCGAAAATTTTTCATCAGCGCGACTTTGCTGCTGAGTTCGTTGAGCATAGGTACTTTTGGATTTTATTGGATAGAAAAATTTTCTTGGGTAGAGTCTTTTTACATGGCGGTTATTACGTTTTCCACCGTGGGGTTCAACGAGGTACATCCGCTATCTGAGCAAGGGAGATTATTTGCTAGCATCTATATCATATTCAACTTGATGATATTTGCCTATGTGGTATCAATCTTGTCCACCTACCTGTTTGAAGGAGAGTTGAATAGATTGTATCATAAATTTGTATTAGGCAAAGAAGTTGAAAAAATGAAAGACCATATCATTGTTTGCGGTTTTGGTAGAAATGGCAACAGAGCTTGTGAAGAGTTGAAAAGTCAGGGAGTTGATTTTGTAGTCATAGACAAAGACGAGCAGTTATTGGATCTTATCCAAAATGTAAAAAAATACAAGTTTATCTTGGGTGATTGCACACAAGACGAAGTACTGGAGGAGGCGGGGATACACAAAGCCAAAGCACTGATCACCTCTATTGCTAATGACGCCGAAAATGTATTCTTGACGCTCACTGCCAAAGAACTCAATACGAATTTGCGTATCATATCGAGGGCTTCGGAGGAGCGTTCTATTCAGAAGCTTAAACAAGCAGGAGCAGCGCATGTGATATTGCCAGATGCCATAGGTGGCTTGCATATGGCACAGCACATCACCAAGCCTTTTGTGATCGAATATTTGGATCAGCTTTCTGGACGGCAGAACCTAGGGCTGCTTCTAGAAGAGATTCAGGCAGGCAATTTGAAATCAGAATATCAAGGCCAGTCGATTGAGTTTATGGATGTCAGAAATCGCTCTGGAGTGACTATCGTAGGGGTGAAAGATAAAGAGGGGAAGTTTGAGTTGAATCCGTCTGCCACTATGGAGATAGACACTGATATGGTGATGGTAATTGTAGGCGAGCAGGTCAAAGTAGAGAATTTCAAAAACACCTTTTTAAGATAA
- a CDS encoding DUF6048 family protein: protein MRILRYITSLIFLFLGWNVIAQETEKDFKPSEIIFAADVVGLGKTAFSDETKLEFHSKIDFHYYYLAADFGVDKINPIGDDFDYSSEGTFFRVGPHINLMPYNKHRSSIFFGLMYAQSTFSDKINYSQEDVGWGADQITYANDDMKARWFEANLGINVQIAGPLYLGYTLRFKFAKDLSSYGELMPYEIPGFGKADKNGQFGFNYYVIYKLRFRDKPIPKRPVKIEEKPQSSGNPSR from the coding sequence ATGAGAATATTAAGATATATAACTAGTCTGATTTTTCTTTTTTTGGGCTGGAATGTGATAGCTCAGGAAACGGAAAAAGACTTTAAACCTTCTGAAATAATCTTTGCTGCAGATGTAGTAGGGCTAGGAAAGACGGCATTTTCTGATGAAACTAAATTAGAGTTTCATTCTAAAATTGATTTCCATTATTACTATTTGGCGGCCGATTTTGGAGTAGATAAAATAAACCCTATAGGTGATGATTTTGATTATTCGTCTGAGGGTACGTTTTTCAGAGTAGGGCCACACATCAATCTGATGCCGTACAATAAGCATCGAAGTAGTATATTTTTTGGATTAATGTATGCCCAAAGCACCTTTAGTGACAAGATCAATTATAGCCAAGAAGATGTAGGCTGGGGAGCAGATCAAATCACATATGCCAATGACGATATGAAAGCCAGGTGGTTTGAAGCTAACTTGGGTATCAACGTGCAAATAGCAGGCCCATTGTATTTGGGGTACACGCTGAGATTTAAATTTGCGAAGGATTTATCGAGTTATGGAGAACTGATGCCATATGAGATTCCGGGCTTTGGTAAGGCAGATAAGAACGGTCAGTTTGGCTTCAATTATTATGTGATTTACAAGCTTAGGTTTAGAGATAAACCCATTCCAAAGCGACCAGTAAAAATCGAGGAAAAGCCTCAAAGTTCAGGTAACCCCAGTCGATAA
- a CDS encoding DUF6452 family protein, which translates to MNFKMRETVILCFGILMLWACGKEPDCNLSVPKSSIRVNFYNEDDSTAHYMKFVGVTECSTDQIFYTSADSLASFDLNLNPEAEQVTYVFVSSTSVDTLTLSYTKELEWLSEECGPSFFYDELNVEGSSYTYELVSTFIDVSIDENIKIYN; encoded by the coding sequence TTGAATTTTAAAATGCGCGAAACAGTCATTCTTTGCTTTGGGATTTTAATGTTGTGGGCTTGTGGCAAAGAGCCTGATTGTAATTTGAGTGTGCCTAAAAGCAGCATCCGGGTGAATTTTTATAACGAGGATGACTCTACGGCTCACTACATGAAGTTTGTAGGAGTCACAGAGTGTAGTACGGATCAAATATTTTATACTTCAGCAGATTCATTGGCAAGTTTTGATTTGAACCTAAACCCTGAAGCAGAGCAAGTGACCTACGTGTTTGTGAGTAGCACGTCGGTAGACACGCTGACACTGAGCTACACCAAAGAACTCGAATGGCTGTCAGAGGAATGCGGTCCTTCTTTCTTTTATGATGAACTCAATGTAGAGGGTTCGTCATATACTTATGAATTGGTTTCTACCTTTATCGACGTTTCAATAGATGAGAATATTAAGATATATAACTAG
- a CDS encoding UDP-2,3-diacylglucosamine diphosphatase produces the protein MNIALSELEKNKKIYFASDFHLGVPNHKQSLDREKHIVQWLGQIAPDAQAIFLLGDIFDFWFEYKQAVPKGFVRLLGKLAELADRGIKIIIFSGNHDLWLQDYLHAEIGAELYKKPESFHIGNHKFYLAHGDGLGPGDRKFKFFKRIFTNPLCQWMFRWLHPDIGIAVAKWWSKDSRLAQEEEPLVFFGDKEWLVIHSREIQKEQPHDFYVYGHRHIAGKHALGEQATYVNLGEWVVGSSYAVYDGQELVLKKYDK, from the coding sequence ATGAATATTGCCCTGTCTGAATTAGAAAAAAACAAGAAAATCTACTTTGCCAGTGATTTTCATTTGGGTGTACCCAATCACAAACAATCCCTCGATAGGGAAAAGCACATCGTACAATGGTTGGGGCAGATTGCTCCAGATGCACAAGCCATATTCCTACTTGGAGATATTTTTGATTTTTGGTTTGAATACAAACAGGCTGTGCCTAAGGGGTTTGTAAGACTTTTAGGGAAACTGGCCGAACTGGCTGATAGAGGAATCAAAATCATCATTTTCTCTGGTAATCACGACCTCTGGTTGCAGGATTATCTGCATGCCGAAATAGGTGCCGAGTTATACAAAAAGCCTGAGTCTTTTCATATAGGAAATCATAAATTCTATCTGGCACATGGAGATGGTTTAGGGCCAGGAGATCGAAAATTCAAATTCTTTAAGAGAATATTTACTAACCCATTGTGCCAATGGATGTTTAGATGGTTGCACCCAGACATAGGTATAGCCGTAGCCAAGTGGTGGTCTAAAGACAGCCGTTTAGCCCAAGAAGAGGAGCCATTGGTTTTTTTTGGTGACAAGGAGTGGCTTGTTATTCATAGTAGGGAAATTCAAAAAGAACAACCACATGATTTTTATGTCTATGGGCATCGGCACATAGCAGGCAAGCATGCGCTCGGAGAGCAGGCTACTTATGTCAATTTGGGCGAGTGGGTAGTGGGAAGTTCTTATGCAGTGTATGACGGACAAGAGTTAGTATTAAAAAAATACGATAAGTGA